The genomic interval CGTGACGTATTGCAGACTGCATTCCAATAATTGCTTTTTTCCCGATATTGATCTCCATACAATGCTGCCTGATAGAACGTGATATAGGAGATGCGTTGTTCAATGAGAGATCGTAACTCTTCGGAGAGACCTTCATAGAGCCAGTCGTAACCTAAAGCAATGGCGGTGGATAGCTCACTCAAGTCGAGCATACAGTCCGGATGCCAGTCATCGAGGGCGCAAACGGCCTCCAATTCTGCCGTGGCACGTTCCAGATAGCGGGTATCCTCGGTCATTTGATATCCGTAGGCCAAATGGAATATACGGGCCAATGCCTGGCGTGCGGCATGAAGCAACCTGCCATAGCGGAGTTCATAGGATATGACTGGCTCCGAAAGGAACTTTTCGCATCGGGAGATGATGATTTCATGCAGCGTAGTCAATTCGTTGGAAGTCGCCAACCGTTCCTTGAGGGCTGCGAAATCGTTTGCATTCATCAATAGCCGAGGATGTTCCGTCAGACGGGTATAGTCGAAAATGCCTGTAGGAATGGTTGCTGTGGGATGGTGGAATTCAGTAGGAGTCGGGCGCCTCCAGTCGGGTTCTTCATCGTTGCACGAAGAGAACCCGCAGATCAAAAGTGCGCTCATAGCGTACATTGTCAATAATGATTTCATCGTATTTGAAATATTAATTGTTCGTTACCATACTCTGTTGCATCGTCTCGAATTTCCGATCTGTAAGCGGAAGTAGCCGTGCTGTCAATTTTGCATATTCACCGGGCTGCAAAGTCACTTCGAAACCGATACGGCAAGTATTCGGATTGGGCATGTCGTAGGCATGTGGAGGCTCGTTGGACCAGATTTTTAGCGCGAAATCCTTGGCTCCGCAATCAACTGTCAACAGACGGTGCTTGCCTTGGGACTCAAGCAAAATCTCTTTGTCATTCACAATTTTCGCACAAGCCGGAGTCGTGATAGACCATCGTACATGGGTTATCGAGTCGCCTGCTTTAAGTCGATCTATGACAATTAAATGCTTTTTTTTGTCTACCAATATTTTCCGTACAGCCGAATCCAGGTCGGGATGTAATACCTGTGTCAGATCGACCTCTGCGCCTTTGCATGATCGCGTCCTGAATGTTTTTACGATTGGTGCAAAACCTTTGACGAAATGCCGATGCCCGTTGGCTGTAATCGTGTTGTGCGAGAAGGGTCCGATACGGAAAACCTCCCAGCGTTCGCCCTCTTGACCCGAGTTCCAAAGGTCAACCCCTTTGCTTTCAAGAGTATAATACTCCTGTACACCAAGGTCCATGGCCCAACGGACGCCCTCGGCTTCGAAGATGAATGACCCGGCGTCCATGTGGGCATGACTTGTGGCTGCCGATCCTCCCTTGATTCCCAAATAGGTGTCGTTGGGTGAACTCCAACCTTCGCGGTAGATGTAAACTGGTGTTTTCCCCTCGTTGTACCAAAAATGACGCGAAGGGGCAGGTAACTGGTCAAGGCGGTACTGTGCTCCGAAAATCAACAGACACGGCAACAGTCGATCTTCAGCAAATGCTGCACCGTTTCGCATCTTGTATATTTCCGGCCACAATACGGCTGTATTGCCAGTTTTGCGGGCGAACCAAAAGAGCATCATGTGGCAATCGGCAATCGGCTCTGCATCTGAAAAATTGAAGCAGTTCCCGCTTGGAGCAGACATCATCTGCATAAATTCGGCTGATTCGAGAAATCCTGGAGCCGTTGATAGTCCTCCATCATGTCCGAACGCACTTTCCAACGCAGCAAGAAGCATCACCTGAAAACTGGTTCCATAGCCCCAGTAACCGTATCCTTCGGGATAGCCTCCCTGGGGGGCATAACTCGCCAGGGCGATAGGATTGGTCTTCATACAACGTTCAATGATGGATTGGGCTGTCTCGGGACAATCCTCGTAAATAGCCAGGGCCCCGTAGACCAGCCCTCCGTTGCATACCTGATTCCAATTGGTTGCAGAAGAATAAAACCAGGCCTGTCGGGAATTCGATGTCGGGGCAAATCCCTTGTCGATAATGGCTTGCCGGACAGTCTCACGCGTGGCAGGTGAGAGCTGATCATACAACCAGTCGTATCCGATAGCCAAAGCCATGGTCATTTCTCCCACATCTAAAAAATGGGAGGGGTTCCAGTCTATGAATTGGCTTGCAGCAAGCATCTCTTGCTCGGCTCGCCGGGCGTACCGTTTATCTCCAACCATGCGATAGGCATAAGAGAGATAGAAGATACGCTTCAAGGCAGTCCGGGAAACCGCGAGTAGCCGTTTCCCCTCCTTGATCCGTTGGACGGGCGGTTCCAAAAGGAATGTGGAACAGTCGGCAAGAATTCGCTCGTGGACTTTCTGCATGTCCGGATTCCCCCGAAGGTGCTTTTGCAGGATTTGTTCTTCACCTTTGCGCAAAAGCAATCGAGGATGCGGCGTAATCGAAGAATAGTCAAACGTCGCACACCAGGCCGAAGCCGTGCAGCATAGAGAGAATATAAGAATTAAGATTTTCATGATTCCTTTTCTCTAATTGTAATGGTCTGGATTTTCGTCCTGCCATTCGTTCACTCCATCGCGTATTCTGTTCCGGAACGTCAGCGTATCCTGTACATAGGTTGATGTCCCATCCTTATTGTCGTACTTGTAGTTGAGGAAGATCTTGCGATCTTGCAACAAACGGGCCTGGTTGAAATGGCTGCCTTTGTCGAAAGGTTCGATTGTGAGACTTCCGTCCGCAGACGAGACTTCTATTTCGCCGTGTTCGTGCTGTACGAGGCGCAGTGATCCGCTTCCGTTGCCCAGCCGATTGGTTGTCAGCGCTAATGGAGCATCGGTTGTCAATGTATAGATGGCGTTTTCGTCTTGAGGAATCGTCGTGGGATAAACATCCGTGGAAATCACTTCATTTGTGGTATTGTCCCGGATGGTGGTGACACCTCCATGATAGTAGTTGCCGAAGAGCATGTTTTCGTATTTCACAGCGATGACTGCGAAACTTTTGGACAATAGCACGGTGTCTGCGTCAGCGTGTTCGATGCGGAATCCGAATGCGTAGTAAGGAGTTTTTGTTACGGGGTCGGAGAGAAAGGCAACTGAATCGGCTTTTACTGTTACAGTTCCCGTATGCCAACCTTTGGGAATGGTCATTCGTTCCGTATTGCTCAAGAGGTAGTAGTCTGTAGGCATCACAGCGATTTCGCTGAGATTCAAGCTGCTGAACAGATTGGTCACATATGCCGCACTGAGATCTCCGGCCGGCGCATTCCCATACATGCCGTCTATTGCCGTAAATGAGGTGCCTTCTACGTTGATACCTTCCTCTTCATCAAAGGTATCGCTGAATTCAATCAGATCTCCGTTGACCAGATTGTCATCTATCCGGAAATAGACCTCCCGATCCTGCGTGTTGTCGATTACACCTGCCAATACGGCTCCGATCTGAAAACTCATCCCTTCTCCCACGATGAAACTTCGCACATCATATTGATAGGCGATATATATGCCGGAAGAATGCCCGGAGGCATTTTTGTAATCTTGGACATAGTCATCGTAACATCCCGAAGACAATATCGATAGAGAAAGAATCATTAGTAATTTTTTCATCGGTATACTTTTTTGAGGGTTATCATTTATCTCCAGGTTTCCCAACCTTCATTTTGAAGCAGATTGGGCGCTCTCCGAACTTCCGTATAAGGAAGCGGTAGATAAATTGAATTGAAACTACGGCTTTCGACTCGAGCCGTTGAGTATTGGAATGTGTCGTCGTCGCTTTTGGTGATGACCACTTTGTCGATTCGGACATTCAGGTCACTGAGTTGGGTAGCCCAGCGCCGAAGATCATAGGCCCGCGAACCTTCCAGGCAAGTTTCCAGACGGCGCTCATTGCGAATCAGTTCCCTGAAAGCCGTAGGGTTGCTTGCGCACTCATCCAAATATGGATCGGACCCACCTGCTCCGATTCCAGGAGTGCCATCCGTTGTTGTGCGACTGCGAATGGTTGCGATAGCTTCTTTGGGAGACAGCCTGAATTGGCGGCCTCTCATCAATTCGTGGATTTCGCTTTCGTCTGAAGCTGTAGTAATCTCGAATGCCGCGGTTGGACCGCTAATCTGGTTGGCAGCCTCTGCAAAGATTAACAGCATATTGGTCCATCGTATATAAAAAATACATTTCGGGGCCGTTTCAACATTGTTGTCGGATTTATTCCAGTTCATATAAACATATTTCTTAAAATAATATCCGGTTCTCGAGTTGTAAGATAATCCAGCCTCGTCCTTGCCTCCTGTATAGGTTTCAAAGGTGTACATGACCTCCCCGTTTGTTCCGCGTTTAGCTTCGGCTCCGTTATAGAATACCGTGGCATAAAAGCGGGGGTCCCTGTTCGCATATGGATTGTTCTCATCGTATCCGCTGTTGATATGGTCGATCGGGTATCCGTTGGCCATCGGAAAGGCATCCACTAAAGATTGGGATGGGCCGATGGCTCCGTACCCTTGGAATCCATTGGGATAAAAATTGCGTTCGATGGTTTCGTCGTCGGTTACATAGCGCGACGGGAAGATGATTTCAGGACTATTGGGGTCTGTCCATTGAAATCCGTCTTCGAGATTGAGGCCATAGGCGCTTCCCTCTACGTCTCGTTTGTACATGAGGACTTTAGCCGCCGATTCCGCAGCCTTTCGCCAGGCCGTTACTCTGTCGTTCGTATCCGGGTTATAGTTGGGGCTGGCCCACATCAGATACGTCATGGCTTTAAGCGCTTCCATGGAGATGGCGTCAAACGCCTTGTAGCGGATAGAGCCTACCACCTCGATGTTTTGTACGAGATCTTCTGTTACGAAATTGCGATTGGCAAGGGGCAAGTACTTATAGGCCGAATCACAATCGGCGATAATCTGATTTACACACTCTTTATAGGTGTTTCGCCTGAGAGTCTGTGGTTCCATGTTATCAACCTCTACCGGATCGGTAATGATCGGGAATCCTAAATACTCCCCGTTCGTAGCCTTGCCGCCGAACTTGCGTAACAGGTCGTATTGAAACCAGGCACG from uncultured Alistipes sp. carries:
- a CDS encoding heparinase II/III family protein, with amino-acid sequence MKILILIFSLCCTASAWCATFDYSSITPHPRLLLRKGEEQILQKHLRGNPDMQKVHERILADCSTFLLEPPVQRIKEGKRLLAVSRTALKRIFYLSYAYRMVGDKRYARRAEQEMLAASQFIDWNPSHFLDVGEMTMALAIGYDWLYDQLSPATRETVRQAIIDKGFAPTSNSRQAWFYSSATNWNQVCNGGLVYGALAIYEDCPETAQSIIERCMKTNPIALASYAPQGGYPEGYGYWGYGTSFQVMLLAALESAFGHDGGLSTAPGFLESAEFMQMMSAPSGNCFNFSDAEPIADCHMMLFWFARKTGNTAVLWPEIYKMRNGAAFAEDRLLPCLLIFGAQYRLDQLPAPSRHFWYNEGKTPVYIYREGWSSPNDTYLGIKGGSAATSHAHMDAGSFIFEAEGVRWAMDLGVQEYYTLESKGVDLWNSGQEGERWEVFRIGPFSHNTITANGHRHFVKGFAPIVKTFRTRSCKGAEVDLTQVLHPDLDSAVRKILVDKKKHLIVIDRLKAGDSITHVRWSITTPACAKIVNDKEILLESQGKHRLLTVDCGAKDFALKIWSNEPPHAYDMPNPNTCRIGFEVTLQPGEYAKLTARLLPLTDRKFETMQQSMVTNN
- a CDS encoding RagB/SusD family nutrient uptake outer membrane protein, which encodes MKKISSALIASILLVGCSDFLNPLPNGYYDENNYTEYPSIIRGFITKGYTLLPSSYTDQEFIGLDCITDDAAYTNGDNDLSRFSLGTTVPGSDPFISFWNRNYRGIYYANRFLKDDLGFNTRYLIDRQSDSLLRRCLKGDAFALRAWFQYDLLRKFGGKATNGEYLGFPIITDPVEVDNMEPQTLRRNTYKECVNQIIADCDSAYKYLPLANRNFVTEDLVQNIEVVGSIRYKAFDAISMEALKAMTYLMWASPNYNPDTNDRVTAWRKAAESAAKVLMYKRDVEGSAYGLNLEDGFQWTDPNSPEIIFPSRYVTDDETIERNFYPNGFQGYGAIGPSQSLVDAFPMANGYPIDHINSGYDENNPYANRDPRFYATVFYNGAEAKRGTNGEVMYTFETYTGGKDEAGLSYNSRTGYYFKKYVYMNWNKSDNNVETAPKCIFYIRWTNMLLIFAEAANQISGPTAAFEITTASDESEIHELMRGRQFRLSPKEAIATIRSRTTTDGTPGIGAGGSDPYLDECASNPTAFRELIRNERRLETCLEGSRAYDLRRWATQLSDLNVRIDKVVITKSDDDTFQYSTARVESRSFNSIYLPLPYTEVRRAPNLLQNEGWETWR